CGACGGTAAATTCAATGCCCATCAGTTTCACCAGGGAATAGAGCGGCCAGGCGTGCGGGTGCATGTTCATGACCGGGAAATCCGTCCAGTTCATCCCCTTCACCTTGTACGAATCCTTGTAGCCGGGATCGATCCCCGTTACCAGGGCCTCGTTGAACGGCGCGTGGCCCGGGAAACTTGCCGTCACCGAATTCAGGGTATCGGGCGCGCTCCAGATTCCATACCATATTTCGGGGTATACCTCCGCGTGCCGTGCAAGGGAATTTTTCTTCCATTCGTCCCAGGCAAGGGACGGATCCATGAGCGAAAGCGCCCAAACCAGCGTCCCGTTTATGGACGGCCAGATTCCGCCGCCGGTGCCCACGCCCGGCGCCGACATATAATGCCTGGGCGTCCTGCTGGTCAGCATAGCCCCGATCGGGGAAGGCCGCCTGAGGAGATCGTCGATGTTTTCGAGAAGGATTTTTCGCTGGTCGGGAGACGCCGCGCCCCCGATCACCGTCCAGGGCTGCGGTTCGAGCCACATCTCGTCCTCGCCCACCCAGCCCATCTCGGGCGTCAGCCACGCGCGCTTGAACCACCTGCCGCCCCATTGCGCGCGCACCGCTTCCCGCTGGGCCTGCGCCATTGCGCGCGCGTCGCGTGCAGCGCTCCCCTGATGTGCCAATGCCAGAAGGCATGAATATCGTTCAAGAACGTGTGAGGCCATCGCGGCGTTTAATACGCTTTCGCCCATCGCGCGCACCCTCGCCTGCTCCTCATCGGTCACGTTGTCCAGTACGATTCCGTCGTTCCAATCGCCGTTGGAAAGACGCTGCAGTCCGTGCGTGCCCGTTCCTGTAATTTCAACCAGATGAGAATAGCACCGGCCGAGCAGGGCACGCACGGGTGCAGTCCCGGAATTCCCGTCCGCGTCCGGATAGGTGGAAATGGTTTCATCCAGGAATGCCAGGTCCTTTGTCGCAAGCACATACTCGCTCGCGAGCCACAGGAGCCACATCTCCTGATCGCTGGGATAAAATCGGCTCGGCATGAACATTCCATGACCCGTGGTGGAATAGGGCAGCTCCCCGTCCGGCAGGACCTGTTTCAACACGAACCTGATTGTTTCCCTGACGATGCGCGGCTCGCTCAGGAGAAATGGAAGCGCGTGCTGAAGCGAATCGCGGTTGGGGCCCGAGAAGCCGAGTATGTACTGGTAGACATGGCCCTGGGCCAGGATATGCTCCCTGAAAAAGCTGTCGAACGTAAGATTTCCGCGCAGATAATAATGGTGCCACAGAAGCTCGCGGTCCACCCAGGAATCGTCCCGGGTGACAAACTTAATCCTGTTCCTCTTCCACTCTTCACCGGAGGCTGCCAATACGCGGCCGGGTTCGATCCGATATTTCTCCGCCAGCGATTCCACATCGTAACCGTCGGGAAGATACCCGAACGCGAAGCTCAGCGTGCGGGTTTCTCCCGCCGCAAGCGAGAACCTTCTTTCAAGCAGCATGCATTGTTCCCCGGCTGCCGGCGCCGGATCACCCGGCAGGGGAGCGCTCGCCCCATCGGGGGCCGCCGCCCCGCCCTTCCCAAAAAAGGCCTCCGCATCGACGCTCATTCCGTCCGCAGGCGCATCCAGCGAGAGAAGGAATATCCTGGGCGGATCAAGATCCTCGAAGGTAATATCCTCACGGGGCGTTTTAATGGCCCCGCCGAACACATTCTTTGCTACGGTGCCCAACAGCCCCTGAAGTGTGTTCCATCGGGCTTCCTGGGAGGGCTCCCAACCAGCGAACTTTGTCTCCGTCACGAGCCCGCAATCCCCGAATTTCGAGGCATTCTGTCGAAACCGCTTTGCGAATTCCCGGCGCAGTCCCGCTGATTTCCCGATGTCCTGTTCCATACCCGCGTAAATCGTAAACCTGAAAGAAAACTGGAACATCCTGCATCCCCAGTATTCGATCCAGCGAAGGTCGGTGGGAACCTCCCGGTTATTGGTTATGCTGACCTTCGAGATGAGCAGCGGGTCGTCACCGAATGGCGCGAATATGGTCTGATCGATCGTATAGCGATCCGTGGAAACGGTTTTCCTGAAGTACCCCACGCCGAAGACGCGATTGAAATCCCGGTCTCCCCCATCGTAGAAGGTGCTTATCACCTCATCCCGGTCCGCAAGGTATCCTATTCCCCCGCCGAACTGATGCGTTGACGGATCGAAGTCGTTCAGAAATTTCGGCGCCCCTTCGTCCTGGCGCACCTGGACATGTCCAAAGTTCGAAGCGACGCCCACCAGGCGGTCGTTCCCCACCTCGTGAAGATGTTCCGTCGGCGGTCGCAGGACCGGGTTTACCGGGCTCACGGCCTTAGTATCCGTGACTTGGTTGCAGTCATATCGGTACGCGGGAAGACCGAATTCATCTTCGATCCACTCGCCAAAATGGCCCGATCCATAGGATTTCTTGCTCATTTGATTCTCTCCATCTTCATGTATCGCTGCCTGTTACAAAAAGCCGCGTGACCGGCCGGAAACAACGCACACACGGATCTATCCGAGCGCATTGACAAGCTCTCTCGCTATCCCTAGATTCTCAACAGTGACCCCTTTGGGAGTTGCGTCGCCGCTTCCGAGCATGAATCCGGGTATATGCCTCGTCGATTCGATAAGGACAGTCACCTTTTCCCTGAATACTTCCGGATCCTTTTCCGCGAAGACGGTGCACTCGATTCCTCCGCCTAAAATCTTTCCTTTCGCGGAAAGCCTTTCGGCCTCCGGGGGGATATTGCAATCCCCGGTGGGCGGAGGAGCCACGTCAATAATGCCGTCAAATTGACATTCCGCAATATCGTCCATGATGAACGCGATTTTACCGCACATATGGATGAGGAACTTCTTTCCATACGAATGCAGAATCTTCGCGCATTCATTCAGCGCCGGCAGCTCGTACTTTTTAATCCATTGCGGCGAAGAGTTTGCGACGTTGGTATTCTCGTAGCAGATAATCACCTCGGCGGGAGACAACCCGGCCATGTGCGCCTCTTTAAGGCGCTTGCTATTGATGGCCTCGATAGTCGCTTCCAGTTCGTCCTTTTCATCATACATGAAGTTGATAAAGTTATTTACCCCCACGAGACCGGTCAGCAGCTCCTGATACCCCGTCTGCCACAATCCCGCCGCTACCTGGACATCGGGAAATTTGTGAATAGCGGCGGCAATCGGCTCATATGTGGGTTCAAACTGCGTGTGTTCGATAAGGTTCCGGAGCACACGCAGGTCTCCTGCGGTTTTGATGAGGTGCTCTGTGGGAAAGGGTATATTGGGCGAGGTTTCCGTAAAAGTGTCCATGCGGCGAAGAGTTCCCATTAATGTCTCATACTGCGTGCACAGGGCCCCCGCCTGGCCCGGCAGCATGCCGATGGAGAATTTGACCGTGGAATCGTAGCGCTCCGCGGCGGTGAAGTGCGTGCGGATCATATCGGCGCCAAAGTAATGCTGAATATCGAGGGCATCCAGTTTGTTGTACGGCTCCGGAAGACCCGCCTGCGTGTAACCGTCAATGACCGGAACATAAGGTAGGCGCGGCGGTTTCTTCCCGCTGAGCGCTGTTTTTATAAGCTCTTTTCCGGTCATTGAATTCCCCATCCACCGCGTCTCATCATTGCGACGACACCACCGGGTTTATTAAAGCGATACACCGGGCGGCTTCACTATCGATCAATAGACGCCATACTCCTGCAAAGTCTCCCACATAGCCATGATGTTCTCCGGGGGAACGTCGGCCTGGATATTGTGCACCGTGTTGAAAACGAACCCTCCCCCCGGCATCAGGTCCTCGAGGCGCCTCTTCACCTCCTCCCGTACTTCGGCAACGGTGCCCCGGGGAAGAATACGCTGCGTATCGACGCCCCCGCCCCAGAACACGATATCACGGCCGAATTCACGTTTCAGCTCTTTCGTGTCCATACCCGCCGCGCTCACCTGAACGGGATTGAGAATATCGACCCCCACCTCGATCAGGTCGGGTATGAGTTCCCTGACGGCGCCGCAGGAATGGAAAAAGATTTTCACCGGCGCCTGTTTCTTGATGAAATCGTACAATTCCTTTTGACGCGGCTTGATGTACTTCCTGTAGACGGCCGGCGATATCAGCAGGGAGCGCTGCGAGGCGAGATCCTCCGCCTCGTGGGCGATGAGGATGTAGTCCCTCCCGATCGAGAGGACTTTTTCCCAGTACGCCATCTTGACTTCCATGGCCTTGTCCATGATCCGGCATGCCATCTCCGGCTCACCCAGAAGCTCCACGAAGAAATTCTCCATGCCCCGGAGCCATCCCCCAAGCTCGAAAAAACCCGCGGAGACCCCCTGCATCACGATAGCGCAGCCGGAATTCTCGTAAATTTCCCGTAATTCCTCTTTCAATCCCGCGTAGCGCGCATTATCCCCCACGTCCGGCCATTTGTATTCATCGATATCCCTTACAGAGGAGGCGTTCGCCAGCGGCCAGGCGGCCATATCGAAATACAGGCCCCCGTTAACCGGCATCTTCCAGGTAATTCCCCATTCGTCCGTAAAGATGCGATATCCATCCGCCTCCCGGATCTCGAGGTTCCACACGGAAGAGGCGCGGGGGGCGACTACCCTGATATCCGGCTTTAGCCTGTCCAGTACCTCGGTATCGACCTGCGCGAGCTGTTGAATCACATCGAAGGTCCTTAAATCCTTCTCGTCCTTTGTAATGCCCAGATGCGCGAGCAGCCGTTTATACGCCGTCATCGAGATCCCGGATACGTTCGTACCGCCGAAATCGAAGGGCACCCTGTCCGGCTCGATATGATTAAGCGCTTTAGTTACCCTCTCCCTTGAATTCATGAAGTCCCCTTTCCAAACGGTAATATGGCATGCGTGCGGATCAGCATGTCTGCGCCCTGCAGGAACACGCCCGGACCGGAAACGAATGATATCGAGCGTTCGGTATCAATAGATTGCCTGAAAACGCGGGCATTTCTCATAATCGCGAACCCCGCGCCACGAACGGCATCTGGAAACATTTCCCTCTCACCTCACCGGTTCCGGAGCGGCCGCCTACTGCACCGATTTCATCACGGCGCTCTCGATTAAATCCATCAACTGCTCGGTCGTAAATTTCTTTTTAAGACTCCACCACCGCAGCGACGGGATTGCCAGCTGGAATACTATCATGTTTGCCGTAAAAAAGGTATCGTCGACATGGAATGCCTTTTTCTCGACACCGCGTATAAGGATCTTTTCGAAGCAGTCGATGAGGCTTCCCTCTTTTTTCATGGTCTCCTGCAAAAACTTTTTGGGGAGATGTTTGCTCTCCTGGTACATGAGAAGAACCATTTCATGGTAATCGTATACCGGCTCGAGCATTCTGCGGGTCGCCGTGCGCAATTGCTCGACCGGATCCTCGATTTCGAAAACGCCGTGCTTCTCCAGGTATTCGATCCACATCTGGTGAAATACGTTGAACACCAGGCAGAGCACGTCCTCCTTCTTCTCTATATAATCGTAGAGATTCCCGATAGTAATTCCCGTCGCCTTGGATATCTCCCGGATCGTAGTCGCCGAATATCCCTGCTTGATGAAAAGCTGGCTGGCCCGCTGCGCGATATGGAAATGGCGCTTTTTAATAAGCTCCGGATCCTTTATCTGGGTCTTTATGGAATTGCTCAAGTGTGTACCGCCTTTTATCGTCTTCGTTTCTAATCCCTTCCCCGGGGTCCCTTCATAGAGTATTCATCCTGGCGACAGGCTGTCAAGGAAATTGGATCATACTTCCATGTAATCCACCGGCCGTATACCGACGACCGATATCCGTGAAGCGTGCTGAACGCGCGGGACCATTCCCGTAACAACCGATAATAACGAACGCTTGTTATTATTTATTTCGGCAATTTTTTGTCAACCGGTTTTCACGAACATCCGAATTAATTCCGCCGCTCCGGAATGATAAAATTGCGCTTGATCCGGCCAGGGAAACCGTTATGGTAGCGTATGGGGATTTCATTTTCCTGCATACATGGATTGCGCGACACCGACGCGTGCGCGATTGAAGACATCTGCTACCGCACCGGGCACAACGGCGAGGACCTTACCGGTACGGGGCTTTTTGGCGACCGGCACCTCTTCGCGATGATCTTCGCGCTCCACTACGTACGGTACGAACCGGAACACTGCTTCGTCGCCCGCGAAGAAGGCTCGGGAAGGGTCACGGGTTATATCCTGGGGACCGATACCACGGCGCGACAGGAGAAGCGTTTCTCCCGTCACATGGCGCCCCGGATCGCACTGCGCGCGCTGCTGTACTCCTCCTGGCGCTATCCGGGAACACTGCGGACGGTTCTACACTTCAAGCGCTACGGTGACGCGAATCCCCTGCCCGCGCGCATCCGCGGGGAGTATCCCGCGCACCTGCACATCAACATGCTCCCCGGCTTCCAGTCGAAGGGCGCGGGCTCCGCGCTCATCGTGCGCTTCGAGGAGCATATGCGCGCGCGCGGCGTGAACGGCATCCACCTGGTCACCTCGGAGGCCAACGTGAGGGCGGTGCCCTTTTACCTGAAACACGGGTACTCCGTCGCCGAGAGGCTTTCCCCCGGATTCTGGCCGGACACCCCGGACGTGCGCGCACTGGTGTTTGTCAAGAAATTGACCGGCTGAGTGATTTACAGGCTTATTCGTCTTAATCCACGCCAGTCTGTGGCCCAATGCCTTCGTTATTATCAGGGATTAACAGGATTTTAACGGAAAGCATTTTCCACTATTACGCTTATCCCTGCCCATCCTGTCTATCCCTGTTTCAATGTCATTGGTTTTTAGCCGCTGATTTTCACGGATTTACACGGATCGGTCTTTTTCCGGTCGTGCTTATCCGTGTGTTTCCGTGTTTATCCGCGGCTCAATGCTGTTGTTTTTGGTCGCGGATTTTCACGGATGAAGCCGGGGAAGCGCTTCCGGGAGCCCGTCGAATCGGACCCCCCGTAAAAAATTAGGGCTTGAGAAATTCACCGGCGCGGTTTACAATCACGGCACCGGTCCCGCCACTTCCATGCGGAGGCGCCCCAATGAATATTCGGAATATTATTCCGTACGCACTTGCGTTGTGTATCGCGGTTATGCCGTTCGCCTGTTCCCGCAACGACGGGACCGACGCGGAGATGCGTCTCCTGGGAGAAAAATACCAGGTGCGCATCCTCCGCGACTCGTGGGGGGTTCCTCATGTGTTCGGCAAAACGGACGCCGATACCGCCTTCGGCATCGCCTACGCGCACGCCCAGGACGACTTCAAGACCATCCAGCTCATACTCACGGCCGTGAACGGGAGGCTGGGGACGGTCCTGGGCAGGGACGGCGCGGGAAACGATTTCCTCGTCCATCTGATACGCCTCTGGGATACCGTGAACGCGAAGTACGAAACCGATCTCACGCCCCGGAGCCGCACTATCTGCGAAGCCTACGCGGACGGCATCAACTACTATGCGGCGCTGCACCCGGATGAGGCGCTGCCGGGGCTCTACCCCGTGAGCGGGAAGCATGTAGTCGCCGGATTCGTCCACAAGATGCCGCTCATGGTAGGAGTGGACATGGTCCTCAAAGAACTCTTTACCGGGGAGAAGAGCGCTTCGGCGGGCCCGGGGGATGACATCCTCAGGTCGGCATTCAACGGCAGCGCCTTCTCGAAGGTCGTTCCGCGCATCGGATCCAACGCCATCGCGGTCTCCCCGCTTCGTTCCGCAGGGGGTGAAACCTTCCTCGCGGTAAATTCCCACCAGCCGTGGGAGGGCCCCGTCTCCTGGTACGAGCTGCAGGCCCACAGCGAGGAGGGCTGGAACATGACCGGCGGGCTCTTCCCCGGATCGCCGGTGGTCCTCCACGGGCATAACGAGTTCCTGGGATGGGCGCACACGAACAACTACCCCGACCTCGTGGACGTCTACGCGCTCGAGATGAATCCCGACGATCCGAACCAGTACCGTTTCGACGGCGCGTGGCGCGAGCTCGAGATACGGAAAGCCCCCATCAAGGTGAAGCTCCTGGGGCCGCTGTCCTGGACCTTCAACGAGGAGGTGCTCTGGTGCGTCTATGGTCCGGCGGTGCGGCGCCCGCATGGTGTATTCGCTATCCGTTATGCGGCACTGGGCGACATCCGCCAGGTAGAGCAGTGGTACCGGATGAACAAGGCGCGCTCGATCGAGGAATGGGAAGGCGCCGTGCGCATGGGGACGCTTCCCATGTTCAACTGTACCTATGCCGACAGCAGGGGCACTATCTTCTACCTTTACCAGGCGCTCATGCCGCTTCGCGATGAGGGGTACGACTGGAAGAAGACCCTTCCCGGCTCCACCTCGAAGACGCTTTGGACGAAGTACCTCCCTTACGAGAGGCTCCCCCAGGTGAAAAATCCCGCCTCGGGCTTCGTCATGAATTGCAACAACACGCCCTTCCGCACAACGGTGGGGGAAGGAAACCCGCGCCGCGCGGACTTCGCGCCATCGCTCGGGATCGAAGACCGAATGACGAACCGCGGGCTCAGGGCGCTCGAGCTCTTTGGTGCGGACGAATCGATCACCTGGAAAGAATTCCACGACTACAAGTATGACATGCGCTACTCCAGGGAATCGAAGATTGCGAAGATCCGCGCGCGCGTCACAAGCCTGGATATGGGTACGGACCCGCTCCTCGCCGAGGCGCGAGCCGTTATGGGAACCTGGGACCTCTCCGCCGACCCCGGGAACAAGGGGACTGCGCTCGCGATCCACACCTACTGGAACCTCCTGGGCCCGCAGGGGAGCCGCGCGGTGGACGATGTGTCCGACGAGGAGCTTCGCGCCGGATTCGCGAAGGCGGCCAATCTCATGAAGGACACGTTAGGCGGCCTGCGCGTACCGTGGAGCACGGTGAACCGGCTCATCAGGGGAACCGTCGACCTGGGACTGGGCGGGGGGCCCGATACGCTTCACTGCGTCGAGGGCGACACCCGGAAGGATGGGCGCTTCCGCGGCAAAGTGGGCGATTCCTACGTGCTGCTCGTGGCCTGGGATGCGGACGGGCGCGTCCGCTCCCAGAGCATTCATGTATACGGGAGCGCCACCCTGGACGAAAACTCGCCCCACTACGCAGACCAGGCGCCCTTGTTCGCGAAGCGCGAGCTCAAGCCCGCGTGGCGGACGGAGGCCGATATCCGCGCGCATCTTGAGAGGGAGTACCGTCCGGGAGAGGAGATGAAGGGGATTCGATAGGCGTGCCGGCGTCCGGGCGGGCAAGGGGTAAATCGGCGCTCCACCGATTCCCGGGCGGGCCCGGATTAAGCGGCGTGCGGTGACGTGAAAATCGCGCCCCGCCATTACGCCCCGGGAGCCCGGTT
The DNA window shown above is from Spirochaetota bacterium and carries:
- a CDS encoding acylase; this encodes MNIRNIIPYALALCIAVMPFACSRNDGTDAEMRLLGEKYQVRILRDSWGVPHVFGKTDADTAFGIAYAHAQDDFKTIQLILTAVNGRLGTVLGRDGAGNDFLVHLIRLWDTVNAKYETDLTPRSRTICEAYADGINYYAALHPDEALPGLYPVSGKHVVAGFVHKMPLMVGVDMVLKELFTGEKSASAGPGDDILRSAFNGSAFSKVVPRIGSNAIAVSPLRSAGGETFLAVNSHQPWEGPVSWYELQAHSEEGWNMTGGLFPGSPVVLHGHNEFLGWAHTNNYPDLVDVYALEMNPDDPNQYRFDGAWRELEIRKAPIKVKLLGPLSWTFNEEVLWCVYGPAVRRPHGVFAIRYAALGDIRQVEQWYRMNKARSIEEWEGAVRMGTLPMFNCTYADSRGTIFYLYQALMPLRDEGYDWKKTLPGSTSKTLWTKYLPYERLPQVKNPASGFVMNCNNTPFRTTVGEGNPRRADFAPSLGIEDRMTNRGLRALELFGADESITWKEFHDYKYDMRYSRESKIAKIRARVTSLDMGTDPLLAEARAVMGTWDLSADPGNKGTALAIHTYWNLLGPQGSRAVDDVSDEELRAGFAKAANLMKDTLGGLRVPWSTVNRLIRGTVDLGLGGGPDTLHCVEGDTRKDGRFRGKVGDSYVLLVAWDADGRVRSQSIHVYGSATLDENSPHYADQAPLFAKRELKPAWRTEADIRAHLEREYRPGEEMKGIR
- a CDS encoding GNAT family N-acetyltransferase, with the protein product MGISFSCIHGLRDTDACAIEDICYRTGHNGEDLTGTGLFGDRHLFAMIFALHYVRYEPEHCFVAREEGSGRVTGYILGTDTTARQEKRFSRHMAPRIALRALLYSSWRYPGTLRTVLHFKRYGDANPLPARIRGEYPAHLHINMLPGFQSKGAGSALIVRFEEHMRARGVNGIHLVTSEANVRAVPFYLKHGYSVAERLSPGFWPDTPDVRALVFVKKLTG
- a CDS encoding TetR/AcrR family transcriptional regulator yields the protein MLYEGTPGKGLETKTIKGGTHLSNSIKTQIKDPELIKKRHFHIAQRASQLFIKQGYSATTIREISKATGITIGNLYDYIEKKEDVLCLVFNVFHQMWIEYLEKHGVFEIEDPVEQLRTATRRMLEPVYDYHEMVLLMYQESKHLPKKFLQETMKKEGSLIDCFEKILIRGVEKKAFHVDDTFFTANMIVFQLAIPSLRWWSLKKKFTTEQLMDLIESAVMKSVQ